Sequence from the Mixophyes fleayi isolate aMixFle1 chromosome 4, aMixFle1.hap1, whole genome shotgun sequence genome:
gtaaaaaaaaaaacaacattttaagcaAAATTCCTCAATTCACACGAGAGACAATTAAATGTATAGTTACGAGTAATATTCAGAAAGGTTGTTATACATTTTAACATATGGAAGACTTATAGCTGAACAACAGAAGCCATTGAGCTTGATTCTATGTTTATAGATCCAACCTACTATATATTTGCCTATTTTTCCATCCTCCTGTCCGATATCTTCCAGAAGGGAGGTCCAagggacttagggctagatttactaaactgcgggtttggaaaagtggagatgttgcctatagcaaccaatcagattctagctttcatttatttagtgcattctagaaaatgacagcaagaatctggatggatgctataggcaacacctcaactttttcaaacccgcagtttagtaaatatacccctaagggtgtTGTGATGTctttgtctttgcacctctttcagtggctctaaacctgttattTTTGCCCACGCTACCCACTTCAGAAGTAGCGCAGCGGGATCCGTAAGGAGTCGGGAAGTACTCTCCGGAAATATCTCAACCTGCTGTATTATAGTCTAACTGAGctgttttaatacatttgtagTCCTGGAACATATATTACTGTAGTGAGCCCCCAATGCTAACTAGATTAAGGCGTAGACTAATGTTACATCTACAGTTAAAATCTTGGGGAAAGTTCAGTTCTAGAACTTGGACTAATATTACAGCTATGTAGGGGTTAGAATTAAAACTATTTTGTTGAAGCTTGAGGTTGGTATTTATTTTATAGCACCCAGGAGATCTTAGGGTCACCTTGGACAAGCCATATAGGAGAGACAGAAAGGTCCTCTTTTACTCTTTTATTCAGGCTTCTTTACTAGGAAATATAACGGCGGGGGGATGCCCTTTTTAGGTGGTCCTGCGATCTAGTATCCAACAAACTACGTCATCACCCTTTACAACGGAACTTTGAAAACCTTTGTACtaacaatttaataaacaaatactGATATCCagtgtttaaatataaaaatttatAAAAGGGAAATCGGTGTCCATCTTGAGAATAGGTGTAATTTGTTCAGTAACATActatatttttactgatcatataTTTTTGTTACCGGTGGACAGAAGTGTTACTTTCTAGCCATTATCAGTAAGTTTATCACCGTCACAGTGTGGCTACCTTCAAATTACTGTCAAACCTTGTCCAATTTCCCTGTTACCTGCATGAAGTGCATGGATTTCTGGAATTAGTTTATTCATGAACTGACAGTTgtttaaagtttaaataaatgGATTTCCCAGTGCAGGATTGTTCCATGATTGTACATTACTTTAACAAGTTCAACTCTTCTAAGTTTCAATCAGAAATGACTTCATTTACTAAGTATTATGTATTCGCTCAGGGTGAGTGTAGGGAACTCCTTTGTCTCATAGGATAGTTAGCTTCTCTGTCTGTTCTGTGTCTATGCATTCACTGTGGCATACACTGTGGCATTCACTGTGGCATACACTGTGGCATTCACTGTGGCATACACTGTGGCATTCACTGTGGTATACACTGTGGCATTCACTGTGGCATTCACTGTGGTATACACTGTGACATTCACTGTGGCATACACTGTGGCATTCACTGTGGCATTCACTGTGGCATACACTGTGGCATTCACTGTGGCATACACTGTGGCAATTACTGTGGCATACACTGTGGCATTCACTGTGGCATACACTGTGGCATTCACTGTGGCATACAATGTGGCATTCACTGTGGCATACACTGTGGCATTCACTGTGGTATTCACTGTGGCATACACTGCGGCATACACTGTGGCATACACTGTGGTATACACTGTGGCATACACTGTGGTATTCACTATGGCATTCACTGTGGCATTCACTGTGGTATTCACTATGGCATTCACTGTGGCATTCACTGTGGCATTCACTGTGGCATTCACTGTGGCATTCACTATGGAATTCACTGTGGCATTCACTGTGGCATACACTGTGGTATTCACTGTGGCATTCACTGTGGCATTCACTGTGGTATTCACTATGGCATTCACTGTGGCATACACTGTGGTATTCACTGTGGCATACAATGTGGCATTCACTGTGGCATACACTGTGGCATTCACTGTGGCATACACTGTGGTATTCACTGTGGCATACACTGTGGCATTCACTGTGGCATTCACTGTGGCATACACTGTGGTATTCACTGTGGCATTCACTGTGGCATTCACTGTGGCATACACTGTGGTATTCACTGTGGCATTCACTGTGGCATTCACTGTGGCATTCACTATGGAATTCACTGTGGCATTCACTGTGGCATTCACTGTGGTATTCACTGTGGCATTCACTGTGGTATTCACTATGGCATTCACTGTGGCATACACTGTGGCATTCACTGTGGCATACAATGTGGCATTCACTGTGGCATACACTGTGGCATTCACTGTGGTATTCACTGTGGTATTCACTGTGGCATACACTGCGGCATTCACTGTGGCATACACTATGGAATTCACTGTGGCATTCACTGTGGCATTCACTGTGGTATTCACTGTGGCATTCACTGTGGTATTCACTATGGCATTCACTGTGGCATACACTGTGGCATTCACTGTGGCATACAATGTGGCATTCACTGTGGCATACACTGTGGCATTCACTGTGGTATTCACTGTGGTATTCACTGTGGCATACACTGCGGCATTCACTGTGGCATACACTGTGGCATACACTGTGGCATACACTGTGGCATACACTGTGACATTCACTATGGAATTCACTGTGGCATTCACTGTGGCATACACTGTGGTATTCACTGTGGCATTCACTGTGGCATTCACTGTGGTATTCACTATGGCATTCACTGTGGCATTCACTGTGGCATTCACTGTGGCATTCACTGTGGTATTCACTGTGGCATACTCTGTGACATTCACTATGGAATTCACTGTGACATACAATGTGGCATTCACTGTGGCATTCACTGTGGCATTCACTGTGGCATTCACTGTGGTATTCACTGTGGCATACACTGTGACATTCACTATGGAATTCACTGTGACATACAATGTGGCATTCACTGTGGCATACACTGTGGCATTCACTGTGGCATTCACTGTGGCATTCACTGTGGTATTCACTGTGGCATACACTGTGACATTCACTATGGAATTCACTGTGACATACAATGTGGCATTCACTGTGGCATACACTGTGGCATTCACTGTGGCATTCACTGTGGCATTCACTGTGGCATACACTGTGGCATACACTGTGACATTCACTATGGAATTCACTGTGGCATACACTGTGGTATACACTGTGGCATTCACTGTGGCATACACTGTGACATTCACTGTGGCATTCACTGTGGCATTCACTGTGGCATACACTGTGGCATTCACTGTGGCATTCACTGTGGCATTCACTGTGACATTCACTGTGGCATTCACTGTGGCATACACTGTGGCATACACTGTGGCATGGCTCTCGGTAATGCTTAAACAGAGGGTGGGTTCGTGTAGCTATTCTGTTCTGTGCTAATAGCCCTAGGTTTCTGTGACACAGCTTTAAACCACGCTGTTCTGATAAATTGGCATTATTGTGGCTATTTTTCTTGctaagtaatacatatatatggtTATATAAAACTCCCAACATTTCCATTGACCTAAGAGGACACATACAATTTATGAAAACCATTATTTTTGATTGAGTTTATCGACATATGTAGGTATCTCAGCTGCCTTGTATATAAAGTATCCCAAGGCATAGTTTAGTATATGAAGCTaaagaaaagtacaaaaaaaaatgaactcaAGTGGTTGCTATTACTTTGAATGTAAGACAGATACTCTGTGTAATTAATTATAAGTTTATACAAATCTATACATAGTATCCACAATGGGGAAAATTTGGAAGAACGAGGGACAGGGGAATATGGTTCTAAAAGAAAGAAAGTATGTATAAGCACAGAGCCACATAAACCAATACTTTATGTGGCTCTACATTGGGTTAAAATCCATACCATGTACCCTGTATactaaaattatagctataacAAGTGATAAAAGATTAGTGTTCCCGTCACCTAGAAACAATAAAACCAGACGTCTCGGTAAATGGACAGTTCCAAAAAGGAAAGTTCAACGGTAATgcaccatctgctcataaatggcCCTGTTATATCTCTAAAATTGTGTCACTTTTTAGGAGTACGCTCATCAAATTCTCAAACAACCAAGGACTCGCTTTTTTTTCCGTAAGAAGAAGCTATTAAAACATTTATGGTTTATTTCAGTCTATACTGTAAAGCATGTGACAGAGTGCAATTTCagtgaattaaaaatataaaaaaaagagatattttttaatcttttattctTTATGGAACCTCAGTTTCGATTAACTTATGCCAAATGGTCTAAATCGAAATCAACATTCCAGGTGAAACCCCTCTTGTGCTTGGGTCAGACAGGACCTCCCTACAGCAAACTCCAAGGAATCCCTCATTCGTCTATCGAAAACCCACCACCTGCCCAACCCCTGCGTACCACTCAGGGGTTAACCCCTTCATTGCTAGAGTGTCTCTGCCGTACTTGGGGGGGGAACTACTCCAGCAGAGAAGGGGTTAAAGTCCTGCTTTAACGCTCCATCACTTTTTTTTTGGGGTAGCCATGGAATAGAAGGAGGGAACTAAGCAACTAAGCCACTCTATTCGTATTTGTTCTCAGAAAAGAGTGAAAGAAGTTGGAAGTCAGGAGTTGGACAgatggagaaagaagaagaaagcgAGAAATTTATACTGGTCAAACAATGGATTTTCCGAGCTAGTGGTGAAATGCTGCTATCTCCTCCGTTCCCTACTGCGTCTTGTTGCGTTGCGTCTTGTTCTCAGCACCATTAATAGAATCTGTTCTAAGTTAGCACCTTTTTTATTTTGCCGCCCAACCCCGAGAGACAAATATTACAAACTAGAATGTGAAAGAGgagacacaaaataaaatattacacaaattcagatgagacaaaaaaatccactgtTGTTGCTTAGACGATCATGTTTTGGTCCACGTCCTCTGCAAAGAGAGAAACAATGATGTATGttaggttttttttatcattgttttatggttttattattataatctgtAACTTTGCAGCTAGGCACGTTTGGACTTATAAAGTCCCAGTAGCTGAAGAGCCATAAGTTGCAATGCTTGTTCTGGAACTGGGGCCTACCAAGCCTACGATCGGCTACTCTACTTATCAGAACAGGTCAGGgacgaacggaggattgtcggggggattgtctaagaagcgtccgcggcggtgctgtatacactacagcaccgccgcggacgcttctttgacagcgccgtggctgctgtatagatcagtgcagctatagcggccgcttggttagcgcaggggggcggggtttctggagactcagaaaccccccctgcgtgcgccactgcaggtGGCGCTGCGTCAtatgacctcctctgcactatgCAGGGAGGTCAGACGACATACCTGCATCCCAGTAACAACAGAGAGGAGTCTTCATCACCCACTGTGATGCAAccacccatagcagccaatcagttgTCACCTTTCATTAGTCTGACAAACTACTCCGCTAAAAAGCTGatatatgattggttgttatgggtttcagccaatggtcgaagtggaaatttagaagtggcggtatgaaaaatggtATGGGAATGTGAGTGAAAGGAATCttgtgaaggcagtaggagaggtggcggtaCGGCATACCAAAGTATACACCCCCCACTTGCACCACTGGTTTCAGCACGATATGACTATTGCACCATGGTTTCTGCAGGTCAAGCGGATGTTTCCATTGGAAACATTACCTAATatatgtgcaaaaataatatCTATATTTTGCCAGGTAATGCTCCTATCTGAGTTTATTAAGTCATATTAATCTAGTCATTTGTGCTAAAACTTTGTTTATCTGATTGTATGCGTCACTTACGGTCCTTAAGTCCGAAGCACTTGGCCCATTCGTCCAAGCCAATGTATTTGTCGTTGTCAAAGTCGCATTCCTCAAAGAAACGGGTGGTGCAGTGCTCCATGGGGATCAGAGGAGCGCGgagaggagacagctcagtgtgGGAAAGGTATCTGTGGACATAATACGCAGCACAAAGATTCTTATTACCAATCAgagataataaatacaaaaaaatgctaCTAAATCCATTAAAAACACTTAAATTAGTATAAGTGATCATAAAGGTTATTTACAAGAGAGGAAAATATAcatataggggctgatgcagagttgttcTCAAAATGGGCATAAACTACTCTTAAAAAAAAAGCGCACACAAAAGTATAAATTTCCTCCCATTATTATTATACTCGATGTATGTAGTATGAAGCAGTTGACTCTTTAGCGATGTAGTATATACCACATTTTATATCaagaatctatttattttatatgtgcttgaaaattaattttgtgtgcaatttgtgttacataagtatcctttttttttttttatgtcacattGCGCTTGATGAAATGGATTTTGTGCTACAAGGATTTTGTGACCCACCTTCAAAATTTTGTACACCTAGCACCTAACAAGGTTACTTACGAGAGTGGAGAAAATAATTTGTGTTACCTGCCAAAATGGGTTTTGTTCTTATCATTATACTATACTCTTGACAAGTCCTACTCACTACAAAATACCACTATTTCCTAGAAACTTGGTAGTAATTAGAAATCATCCACGATGATCAGCCTTGATTGGCAGCATTTCCCAACACAAGTTCTACATACCCATCAATGGGGTGCTGGTCCAGCTGTCCAAACTGCCAGTGCACGGGGAAGATGTACATATTGTAGTTCTTCTCGAAGTCACGTGCCAGCAGCTCCATGGAGTGGTCTCCGGCTTCCAGACGCTTCTCATTTTCATGAATCTTCTTCACCTGGTAATAAAGTGAGGTAGTTTAAAaggagacttaggggtatatttactaaacgacgggtttgaaaaagtggagatgttgcctatagcaaccaatcagattctagctgtcattttgtagaatgttctaaataaatgacagctagaatctgatttttaaaacccgccgtttaaaaaatataccccttaatggcAAGTTGCAGGATGAAATGTTGCATCTCCTATATGAAATCtcatttcaacttttttttaaagcgTATTCTCCTGTTTCATACTTAGCGTAAAGTTTATTTTCATGTGCAcacgtcacctacacacagtgaaggcagtCATTTGTggtattaactaatatttgtgagACTAGAGACTATCCATATACTGGAAACATACtagtctactctcccagaatgtcagggagtcctcccggaggAGTAGCCGACTCTCTCAGAACCCACCCGATCTTCTTGTGAATCACATCATCATGACCCTGCCGCCCACTATGCAACTATGTGAACTGCAGGACTGTTCAGCTTTGGGCGGGGTTGTGATGACGCAAGTTGCCACCCCTACTCGCCCCTTGGACCTCCTCTCCGAGATCTCCCAGAGGTATAAAAAGTAACCAAGTATGACTAGAAACCAGTAGCTTCAGTCATTAAGCTAAACCACTTTCATGTTATGGACAGAAGAATCACTAAACGAAATCTGCATTCTCAGTATGACCCAATATTCTAAATGTTTTGAGTGATGTTAAAGTAACAAATAGCTAACATTTCTGCATGTAAATAAAACAACGTGATAGTTCATGAACCAACAGCTAAGATGTACAATGCGGAGGTCAGGAATGCATTTTCGGTTCTTGTTTATGAGTTAAAGGTAAGCACCTGGAACATAACATTAAACTTGTGGTTTTGGTATGGAGCCAATCCGAGTGCTCCGCTATGGAATGAGACAGACCATTTCCAGCTAATACTTGCACTATCTACACTACACCACATCTAGTGCGGAAAAGGCAGAAAGATCCATTTACTTAGGACAGCTGTTATGTGGTCCACCGGCACACCTCTGCTTCAAGCATCAATAAGTCTTGTATTGCATAGGTTGCAAAAGTTTACATCCTCTACTGGGGCCTACTCATTTTAATTATGCCCTTACAGAGAAGGCCTAATAATCAGTATATTGTAGGGATAGCTTTATTCATCTGGGAAGTTATGTATCTGTAGAAGCTGGCCCAGACGGGATGAGGCAAACTAATCCCTGCTGCAGTCCCTTGATTGTCCAGGGTACACAGCCTGGAGTTTTAATATGAACTTAAGACGGAAGTGGTTGACGCAGTTTGTCCAATCAGCTGCATCAAAAACTTTCTCCTTCAAACTCCATGATGTGAGCCTTGGAGTATCGTGGGACTGCAGAAGACAGCGGGAGGTTACGAAAGGGAAgattttttaaagaataaaaagcAGAGTTAATCTTACGATCACTTGATTAGAGTTTTTTGGGAATCTTACCCTCAGTTTCTGCTTCTCATTGAGTAAATTGTTGTTCTCGTCACGCTCGTACAGGCTGACCAGAACGTTCTTCAGCcagtcgcgcatgcgcagagggaACTCGTTCAGCTCGGCGTCCACACAGGCGGGAATGTCTGTAAGAGCCCAACAGAGAAAGGATTGAAGATGTTAGCTAAAGACGTAAGCTAAGAAGTCTCCTCGAGAGCTCTCCCTTGAACTCTCCCTTGTGTTCGTAATGTAGCCCAAATGGACAGCGATGACACTAAAAGTGGCTGTGTTTTCACAGTTGATTATCAGACATTCCCATCCTTTTATTCACAAAGATATCAAATAATGTCATCAATATGGTCATTGAAGTAATACACTTTGTTCACATCCGTATTTGGCAGTGTTTATGTCCTCCATGAAAGACCCAATTACAGGGCAGGCTTTGTTGCAGCAAAGTCTGCTGCCCGAGGTTCTTACACTCAACAGAGCGCTCTTTGTCCAAGCAGGAATGTCTATTATTCCGGCTGTTGTTACTGACATACTAACAGGGAAACTACCTCTTTTAAAATTCAGCTTTTGTTTCCCCTCTGCCCTTATGAGATTTAACTAATTCCTTTTTTTGAGGGGTAGCATCTTTTTTACGTTGGCAGTTGTTGTCTGGGACTGGATTTTTCCACATTAGGACACAATATACCAAAAGAGCAATTCCCACTGGCTAAAATGATGCTATACATTATGCTTACAATATAGGCAAACTAGGCTCATGCCTGGGGCACCATAGCAATGCTTTCTATTTgttctatttacatttttccttttcaGTTTCTTTTGCTACTATAATGTTGAGTAGAgaggtatatcatcatcatctatttatatagcgccactaattctgcagcgctgtacagagaactcattcacatcagtccctgccccactggagcttacagtctaaattccctaacatagacagagactaaggtcaatttaatagcagccaataacctaccagtatgtttttggagtatgggagaaaaccggagcacccggaggaaacccacgcaaacatgtgaagaacatacaaactcgacacagataagaccatggtcgggaatcgtactcatgaccccagtgctgtgaggcagaagtgctaaccactaagtcaacgTACTACTCACTGTATATAACAGGCTTGGCTagcaagtgttgtgaaactacaagctccagcatgctttgctaatatatagcagcttattgctggaagggtatgctgggacttgtagtttcacaacacctgaagtgccacaggttagccaagcctggtataTAAAATTAAGTTCATATGTGATATAAGTTCATAATTATTGGAAatgcaaaaaagttaaaataattatattgttcTTTTAATAATTATAGAGAGAATGAAGTACTATTGTGCAGACATCTCTCACATCCAAACTGAGCAGAATGTTCTACATTACATTTGCAGGCCTGGACACATCTGTGTAGGAATTGGTCCCTAAGGCTGTCCTTGGTTCTCATTGGCTGCATTGGGTTATAGCGCTGAGCCAGCAGCAAACTGACAACTGACTCCCTGCAGATGGAAATCATATCTTCTCTTATGGGAGTTGCACATTCTCTAACCACTAACCCAAAATGCATTCACCCTGGGGCCCAGCTGAAACACAGCAGTGGAAAATCTGAGTCGGGAGCTCAAATAACCCAAACTGTAAATTATAGTATTTTCTTTCAGTTCCATCACCGTGATGTTGGAGTGCACAGTCTAAAGTTGCTGTACATTTTgtattatggaaaaaaaataagtatgaTTTCATCTGTTCCGAATAGAGACGAGAAAATGGTTCAAAACTCTTCTGCAAAATATTCACCTTGTTCTTCATTTGTCTgcgtaaaagttttaaaaattttCACACTGCATATATTCAATTGTTTGGTAGTTGGCAAGTGATTGCACATATTTGCCAATGTTGTCACTGACCAATCAGATTTACTAGCATGACTGTAAACAATGCATTGGATTCCGATGAGATATATAGGGGTTTGTGCTATTTTTTTCGTGCCTACAAACGCACTCATTCTGGGCCAATCTACTCTAAGCCAACCAAAGTGGCAGATGAAATAGCAGCGTCTTTGGCATGCGCAAGAGCTGGAATAATTATCAATGCGAACAGATCTGCTATAAGAAAGATATGAGACAATGCTTGTCATCTGTAATTGTAACCTAAAACGTTTTTGGTTTGATCTATCTTAACTGTCTTTGAAGGTCTGCACACTACCATATTAGTACATGACTGTTCCCACAAAGCAGAAACTATGAGAAGATGCTAATAAAATGTAGTTTTAGAATTATATTTTCACTTTCATGGGGTTTGTTTCACTAATGTATACAGTGAATGATTATAGCGTTCCGAGGGAATATAATAACTCACATTTGCATGGTCCAATGTAATCCAGATGCAGTTTGTGCCCCTTCTTGGTTCCTTCCAGGGTACATTTGGTGGCAAAGAAATGGCAGGAAGAGTCGTAGGTCTTATTGTCAGTACCACAGACCTGTGGATGGATATGGAAATGATTATAAGGTTTCCAAAGCAGAACCAAGTGTcatgtttttaaatgttaatgttaaatGTACATCCCTTTTAATAATAAGCAGTAAATTTACCGGACCTGCAATTTGACCCAATCTGCAACCTGTCTGACCTACAACTTGATCCAATCTTCAACCTGATCcaacctgcaatttttttttttacttccaaccctgaacattttgctcatctctagtcaaCATATATGTAGTCACCCAAATTAGTATTTCTTTTCTAGACAAGGAACTCCAAATACCTGTAGTGTTTAAACCCCCTGCCTCTATACACTTATTTATGCCCAGTTTGGTTGCACATGTTGACCTTGGAGGCTGACATAAACAACCACATTACAGGAGGCCTTATACAAGGTAGTTGCCCTACGCCTACCCACATTTATTACTGCTGTTATTGACCAATTATATTTACTAGCTTGCATGTACACAAATGGATTCCCATCAGATATATACAGGGTTCTCGCTAATGTTTTGGGTCCACAaatgcgccactaattccacagcgctcacatcagtccctgccccattggggcttatagtctaaattccctaacacacacagacacactagggtcaatttgatagcagccaatttacctaccagtatgtttttggagtgtgggaggaaaccggagcacccaaaggaaacccacgcaaacatggggagaacatacaaactcctcacagataaggtcatggtcgggaattgaactccccagtgctataaggcagaagtgctaaccactacgccaccgtactgccagattgtagaccacCACTGGGCCGG
This genomic interval carries:
- the SPARC gene encoding SPARC, with protein sequence MRVWVFFVLCLAGTALAAPQQDALPEEEEVIEDVVTEETVVGANPVQVEVGEFDEPIAEEEEEDTTSDNACLNHHCKHGKVCEVDESNTPMCVCQDPSTCPESVGEFEKVCGTDNKTYDSSCHFFATKCTLEGTKKGHKLHLDYIGPCKYIPACVDAELNEFPLRMRDWLKNVLVSLYERDENNNLLNEKQKLRVKKIHENEKRLEAGDHSMELLARDFEKNYNMYIFPVHWQFGQLDQHPIDGYLSHTELSPLRAPLIPMEHCTTRFFEECDFDNDKYIGLDEWAKCFGLKDQDVDQNMIV